The following proteins are encoded in a genomic region of Acipenser ruthenus chromosome 4, fAciRut3.2 maternal haplotype, whole genome shotgun sequence:
- the fuz gene encoding protein fuzzy homolog, giving the protein MLQAGSVQLLCLTATSGVPLFCRGRGSSKQLPFSVIGSLNGVHMFGSSQDAQMCSTATEGGGTVVWRVFQESVALIAVSSEEGAGEPYLRRLLDNVFNCMVLVLGLDELSRVKNVERLKRDLRSCYRLIDCFLESGGESIGDLTHCADCLVSPDSGVLQECLDAFARAAESEFGCLLADGRVVVATEKWWRLAPQEVVLLSFLVRSLASTSSRDCPIFLPQGSPNVPHRLLCFQLVPGVDVCVLCGPTPSLQSAESELVGRFWSPLVEPLRSCIGLKGRCFLGPAPRGILGLLLINLDSSRALYSVQLSQDAAAQDTLPPERRRELLRLFYTLATTRYFQGEPQGEKHETQMEDFPAGFSHEPLQCYLAAAECKCFALQTPQHQLFLLTAPTLPTFTLRSLATRTLSTLLAQTGF; this is encoded by the coding sequence ATGCTTCAGGCAGGCTCCGTGCAGCTGCTGTGCCTGACAGCCACCAGCGGCGTCCCGCTGTTCTGTCGTGGGCGCGGCTCTTCGAAGCAGCTCCCATTCTCTGTTATCGGCTCTCTGAACGGCGTTCACATGTTTGGTAGCAGCCAGGACGCGCAGATGTGCAGCACAGCGACGGAGGGGGGCGGGACGGTGGTGTGGCGCGTCTTCCAGGAAAGCGTTGCGCTGATCGCGGTGAGCTCGGAGGAAGGCGCTGGAGAGCCCTACCTGCGCCGCCTGCTGGACAACGTCTTCAACTGCATGGTGCTGGTGCTGGGGCTGGACGAGCTGAGCAGGGTAAAGAACGTGGAGCGCCTGAAGAGAGACTTGCGCTCCTGCTACAGGCTGATCGACTGCTTCCTGGAGTCGGGTGGTGAGTCCATAGGGGACCTGACGCACTGCGCTGACTGCCTGGTGTCGCCGGACTCGGGTGTGCTGCAGGAGTGTCTGGATGCGTTCGCCCGGGCCGCGGAGAGTGAGTTTGGCTGCCTGCTGGCGGACGGGAGGGTGGTGGTGGCGACTGAGAAGTGGTGGCGGCTGGCTCCCCAGGAGGTCGTTCTACTCTCCTTCCTGGTGCGCTCGCTGGCCAGCACCAGCTCCCGGGACTGCCCCATCTTCCTGCCCCAGGGGAGCCCCAACGTGCCTCATAGGCTGCTGTGTTTCCAGCTGGTCCCTGGGGTGGATGTGTGCGTGCTGTGCGGCCCCACGCCCTCGCTGCAGAGCGCTGAGAGCGAGCTGGTGGGCAGGTTCTGGTCCCCTCTCGTGGAACCCCTGCGGAGCTGCATTGGGCTGAAGGGCCGCTGCTTCCTGGGCCCCGCTCCCCGCGGCATCCTGGGGCTGCTCTTGATCAACCTGGACTCCAGCCGCGCGCTCTATTCAGTCCAGCTCTCTCAGGACGCTGCTGCTCAGGACACACTGCCtccagagaggaggagggagctGCTGCGCCTCTTCTACACGCTGGCCACCACCAGGTACTTCCAGGGAGAGCCCCAGGGGGAGAAACACGAGACCCAGATGGAAGACTTCCCCGCTGGCTTCTCGCACGAGCCCCTGCAGTGTTACCTGGCCGCGGCGGAGTGCAAGTGCTTCGCACTGCAGACCCCCCAGCATCAGCTCTTCCTGCTGACTGCCCCCACCCTGCCAACCTTCACACTCCGGAGCCTCGCCACACGCACGCTCAGCACTCTGCTCGCACAGACTGGCTTCTGA